Below is a genomic region from Streptomyces sp. RPA4-2.
GCCGCGGCGAGCAACTCGACGGCCGTGGTGCCCAGCGCGTCGGCGACCCTCTCCAGGGAGCTACGGCTCGGTCTGGCCCGCTCGTTCTCCACCTGGCTGAGGAACGGGACCGACAGGCCGCTGCGCGCGGCCACGACGGCGAGGGTGAGCTCCAGCGCCCGGCGCCGCCGCCGGACGGCCGCGCCCACCCGAAGGGGTTGTTCTTTGTGGTCGCCCATCGCTCCGGCTCCCTCCCACGCGTCGTCGGTCCACTGCTTCGGTCCACGCCTCGGGTCCCTTGCCCCTGAAGAGTTGTTTGCACCCTACGCATGTTCGGCAAACCGTTTCACGCGGCCGTCATATCGCTGTCATGTCAGGGGAGGGCGAGGGTCACAATTCGCGCCAACAGCCGAGTTGCCCCGTCTCTCCGGGCACCGCGGCCGCCCTCCGGACGAAAGGGCTGACCAGGAGGGCCGGACGTCCTGCCGAGTTGCCCCGGGTCGCTGCTGACCCCACGTCAGGGTCAACTGCCCGCGGCGGTGTTCCGAGGACGGTAGCGGTCATCTCCGCCACCACGCGCCCCCCAGGACTCCAGGACCCGGTCCGGCCCCCGGCGGCGGACCACACCGGGATGTGAAGTCAGCGCGCACTACGTGGAGTTGGCGTCCGGTGTCGCACCGTACACGGTCGTGGCCGGTCAGCTCGGCCGTGCCGTCGTGCGGGGCGGTGAGGTGCGGTGTGCCCTCGGCACCGCGCGAGGGGCCGCGGGACGCGTCGCGGCCGTGCGGCGCCTCCGGGCCGGCCGGGGTCCGGGGCCGGGCCGGCCGCGGACGGCGCCGTGGTTGTCCGGATCCGGTGCGTACGCGTCGACATACCCGTCCTGGCCGTCCACCGGCGGCGGCACCCGCGGCGGGTCGCGGCGGGTCCGGACGCGCGGACCCGTGGGGTGGCGGCCGCGGCGCGGAATCGACCGTCACCGAGGGCCGTGCGACGGGCGACGGACGGAGCAAGGGGTGGGCCCCGCCGCCCGGCATCTCACGGATGCCGGGCGGCGGGGCCCACCCCTCGGTCGGCCGGGTCCGGTCGGGCTACCGCGGCGCCATCCGGTCCGCCACGTCCGGGCGTCCCTTCAGCCAGGCCGCGACGGCGTCCTCCTCGTGACCCTGGCCGCGCTGCTTGATCTCGCTCTCCAGGGAACCGAGTTCACCCTCGCTCATCTTGAAGTTCTTGATCCACCGGGTGAGTTGCGGGTACTGCTCCGGGAACTTCTCGCTGGAGATGGTCCGGATCGTGTTGCCCTCACCGAAGGCCTTCTTGTCGTCCGCGAGCTTGGTGAGCTTGTACTCGCTGTAGGCCCAGTGCGGCGACCACAGGGCGACGGCGACGGGCTGCTTCTTGGCGTACGCGCGCTTCAGCTCGGCCAGCATGGCGGGCGTGGAGCCGTCGACGACCTTGTACTCCTTGTCCAGGCCGTAGCCCGGGAGCACCTTCTTCTTGAGCAGGTTCATCTCACCGGTGCCGGGCTCGATACCGATGATCTTCCCGTCGAAGGTGCCCGCCTTGCCCTTCAGGTCCGCGAGTGACTTGACGCCCTTCACGTAGGAGGGCACGGCGATCTCCAGCGAGGTCGGCGCATACCAGGTGCCCAGGTCCTTCAGGTCGTTCTTGTGCTGGTCCCAGTAGTTCGACTGGGCGTAGGGCAGCCAGGCGTCGAAGTTGAGGTCGAGGTCGCCGGAGGCCAGTCCCGTGTAGACGGGGCCGACGTCCATCTGCTTGAGGTTCAGCTGGTAGCCGCGCCGTGCCAGCACGTTCTTCCAGAGGTAGGTGACGGCGACGTCCTCGTCCCAGGGGAACCAGGCGACGTCCACCGGGCGCTTCGCCTCGGCCGGGGCGGCGGACGCCTTCCCCGCCGGGGCCAGCTTGTCGACGACGCCGGGGTTCTTCTTCAGCCAGGCGCGCACGGCGTCCTGCTGCTTGCCCTTGCCGACCTTGTTGATCTCGGCCTCGAGGTCGGTCAGCTGCTTCTCGGTCATCTTGAAGTTCTTCAGCCACTTGCCGACGACCGGGTTGTCCTGCGCGAAGCCCTTGCGGGACAGCGTGTGCACGCCGTCGCCCTTGCCCCAGGCGCCCTTCGGGTCCTTGAGCTTCTTCAGCTCGTAGTCGCTGTAGGCCCAGTGCGGCGACCAGAGCGTGGCGACGATCGGCTTCTTCGCGGCGTACGCGCGCTTCAGCTCGGCCAGCATCGCCGGCGTGGAGCTGTCGACGACCTTGTACTCCTTGTCGAGCCCGTACGCCTTGAGCACCTTGCTCTTGAGCAGGCCCATCATCCCGGCGCTGGACTCGATGCCGGTGATCTTGCCGCCGAAGGTGCCGGCCTTGCCCTTGAGGTCCTCCAGGGAGTCGATGCCCTTCATGTAGGCGGGCACCGACAGCTCCAGGGACGTCCGGCCGTACCAGGAGCCCAGGTCGTCGAGCTGCTTGCCGTACTTCTTCCAGTACTGCGCGTGCGTGGTCGGCAGCCAGGAGTCGGTCTCGAAGTCGACGTCGCCCTGGGCGAGCGAGGTGTAGAGCGGGCCGGCGTCGAACTGCTTGACGTCGACCTGGTAGCCGCGCTCCTCCAGGATCTCCTTCCACAGGAAGGTGGAGGCGACGCCCTCGTCCCACGGGATGTAGCCGATGCTGATCTTCTTGCCCTGGCCGACGTTCTCGCCGTCGGCCGCGGTGGACGTCGCGTTCGTACCGCCGAAGACGCCCATGCCGCCCGCGACCAGCGCGAGGACGACGACGCCCACCACCGCGACGGCGGGACGGGGCCGGTAGGACCAGATCCGCAGGCCCTGCGCGGCACGCAGCTTGGCGGCGGCGCGGCGGCCGAGCGGGGAGACCTGGGTGCCGAGGGCGCCGGTCATCCGGTCGAGGTAGATCGCCAGGATGACGATGGCCACGCCCGCCTCGGAGCCCAGGCCGACGTTCAGCTGGCCGATGGCCTCGTTCACGTCGCCGCCGAGGCCTCCGGTGCCGACCATGCCCGCGATGGCGGCCATGGACAGACCCAGCATGATGACCTGGTTGACGCCCGCCATGACGGTGGGCAGGGCCAGCGGCAGCTGGATGCGCAGCAGGGTGTCGCGGGGGGTGGTGCCGAACGCGTCGGCGGCTTCGACGAGTTCCTTGTCGACCTGCCGGATGCCCAGTTCGGTCATGCGGACGCCGGGCGCCAGCGCGAAGATCAGGGTGGCCACGATGCCGGCGGGGGCGCCGGTGCCGAAGAACAGGATCGCCGGGATGAGGTAGATCATCGCGGGCAGGGTCTGCATGAAGTCGAGGACCGGGCGGACGATGCCGCTGACCCGGTCGGAGCGCGCCGCCCAGATGCCCACGGGGACGGAGACGACGAGCGCGATCAGTGTCGCCACGAGGACGAGCGAGAGGGTCACCATCGCGTCCTCCCACAGTTCGAGGGAGTCGATGAAGGCGAATCCCACGAAGGTGAGAACACCCGCGGAGGTGCCGCGCAGCCAGAACGCGATCACCGCGAAGATGCCCGCGAGCAGGAGCGGCTGCGGGGCCTGGAGGACGGCGTTGATGCCGTCGTAGGTGCCCGAGAAGACGGTCTTGAGGAAGTCGAAGAGCCACGCCATGTGGTTCAGCAGCCAGTCGACGACGTCGTTGACCCAGTCACCGAAGGGAATCCTAGGCATCGGCCGTCACCGCCTCGGTCCGGGGCTGCGCACAGCGGCCGGGTTCGTCCTGTTCGTCGCCGAGGAAGGCGACGAGCCGGCGACGCGGCACGACGCCGACCAGTTCGCCCTGGGGGTCGAGCACCGCGACCGGGTGCGTGAGGCGCGCGCTGATCGCGCACAGATCCACGAACGAGGTGTCGGGCAACGCGGTCTCGCAGTCGCAGTCGGCCTCGTCGCCGCGTACGTCGGTGTCCATGACGGCGCCCGCCGTCAGCACCCGGGAGCGGTCGAC
It encodes:
- a CDS encoding ABC transporter permease/substrate binding protein — translated: MPRIPFGDWVNDVVDWLLNHMAWLFDFLKTVFSGTYDGINAVLQAPQPLLLAGIFAVIAFWLRGTSAGVLTFVGFAFIDSLELWEDAMVTLSLVLVATLIALVVSVPVGIWAARSDRVSGIVRPVLDFMQTLPAMIYLIPAILFFGTGAPAGIVATLIFALAPGVRMTELGIRQVDKELVEAADAFGTTPRDTLLRIQLPLALPTVMAGVNQVIMLGLSMAAIAGMVGTGGLGGDVNEAIGQLNVGLGSEAGVAIVILAIYLDRMTGALGTQVSPLGRRAAAKLRAAQGLRIWSYRPRPAVAVVGVVVLALVAGGMGVFGGTNATSTAADGENVGQGKKISIGYIPWDEGVASTFLWKEILEERGYQVDVKQFDAGPLYTSLAQGDVDFETDSWLPTTHAQYWKKYGKQLDDLGSWYGRTSLELSVPAYMKGIDSLEDLKGKAGTFGGKITGIESSAGMMGLLKSKVLKAYGLDKEYKVVDSSTPAMLAELKRAYAAKKPIVATLWSPHWAYSDYELKKLKDPKGAWGKGDGVHTLSRKGFAQDNPVVGKWLKNFKMTEKQLTDLEAEINKVGKGKQQDAVRAWLKKNPGVVDKLAPAGKASAAPAEAKRPVDVAWFPWDEDVAVTYLWKNVLARRGYQLNLKQMDVGPVYTGLASGDLDLNFDAWLPYAQSNYWDQHKNDLKDLGTWYAPTSLEIAVPSYVKGVKSLADLKGKAGTFDGKIIGIEPGTGEMNLLKKKVLPGYGLDKEYKVVDGSTPAMLAELKRAYAKKQPVAVALWSPHWAYSEYKLTKLADDKKAFGEGNTIRTISSEKFPEQYPQLTRWIKNFKMSEGELGSLESEIKQRGQGHEEDAVAAWLKGRPDVADRMAPR